Proteins from one Streptomyces caniferus genomic window:
- a CDS encoding D-alanyl-D-alanine carboxypeptidase family protein — protein sequence MGIRRVSAAAVTAGAVLTAGAFTAPAQAATLKTPTIVAKGGFVMNNGTGKTLFTKAADTRRSTGSTTKIMTARVVLAQANLNLDSKVTVQKAYSDYIVDNNWASSAKLIVGDKVTVRQLLYGLMLPSGCDAAYALADKFGSGSTRAARVKSFIGKMNSTAKSLGLKNTHFDSFDGIGKGANYSTPRDLTKLAGSAMKYSTFRTVVKTKATKQKVMTKSGGYRYMSWENTNALLGSYSGTIGVKTGSGPEAKYCLVFAATRGGKTVIGTVLASSSVVNRTADAKKLMDYGFKK from the coding sequence ATGGGCATTCGTCGCGTATCCGCGGCTGCTGTCACCGCGGGAGCCGTCCTGACCGCCGGGGCGTTCACCGCACCGGCGCAGGCCGCCACGCTCAAGACCCCCACGATCGTCGCCAAGGGCGGCTTCGTGATGAACAACGGCACGGGGAAGACCCTCTTCACCAAGGCCGCGGACACCCGTCGCTCCACCGGCTCCACCACCAAGATCATGACGGCTCGGGTGGTGCTGGCACAGGCGAATCTCAACCTGGATTCCAAGGTCACGGTCCAGAAGGCGTACAGCGACTACATCGTCGACAACAACTGGGCCTCCTCGGCCAAGCTGATCGTCGGTGACAAGGTCACCGTCCGCCAGCTGCTGTACGGGCTGATGCTCCCGTCCGGCTGCGACGCGGCGTACGCGCTGGCCGACAAGTTCGGCAGCGGCTCCACCCGGGCCGCGCGCGTGAAGTCGTTCATCGGCAAGATGAACTCCACCGCCAAGTCCCTCGGCCTGAAGAACACGCACTTCGACTCGTTCGACGGCATCGGGAAGGGCGCGAACTACTCGACGCCGCGCGACCTGACCAAGCTCGCCGGCAGTGCGATGAAGTACTCCACCTTCCGTACGGTCGTGAAGACGAAGGCGACCAAGCAGAAGGTCATGACGAAGAGCGGTGGCTACCGCTACATGTCGTGGGAGAACACCAACGCCCTGCTCGGCAGCTACTCGGGCACCATCGGCGTCAAGACCGGCTCGGGTCCGGAGGCCAAGTACTGCCTGGTCTTCGCGGCCACCCGGGGCGGCAAGACGGTCATCGGCACGGTCCTGGCCTCCTCCTCGGTGGTCAACCGCACCGCGGACGCGAAGAAGCTGATGGACTACGGCTTCAAGAAGTAG
- a CDS encoding GNAT family N-acetyltransferase, whose product MQATTLLPRTTDLFDQGLERQTGAALLRFGAARRRPADRIGWSGQGAAAWLDDARGHLWCVGEPDPAAGLVLRAAQGLPGRVREFTGPRGTAGQVGRHLPVTDVVEWIFRWTLEEPSVHPAEERVITLDASHHGELLDFLNEHSPAHSTGPGSSDVTLWAGIRGADGQLVACGALSSLRDSGAPLMASVATDARQRGQGLGAALTSWLTRYAVRHQGFCTLWQLADNTPAERLYDRLGYRNEDPCVSARLAAG is encoded by the coding sequence ATGCAGGCAACGACTCTTCTCCCCCGGACCACAGACCTGTTCGACCAGGGCCTGGAGCGGCAAACCGGCGCCGCGCTGCTGCGCTTCGGCGCGGCGCGACGGCGTCCGGCCGACCGCATCGGCTGGTCGGGCCAGGGCGCTGCCGCCTGGCTCGACGACGCCCGCGGGCATCTGTGGTGCGTCGGCGAACCGGATCCCGCGGCCGGACTGGTGCTGCGTGCCGCGCAGGGCCTGCCCGGGCGGGTGCGGGAGTTCACCGGGCCGCGGGGCACCGCCGGCCAGGTCGGGCGGCATCTGCCGGTGACCGATGTCGTGGAGTGGATCTTCCGGTGGACCCTGGAGGAACCGTCCGTGCACCCGGCGGAGGAGCGAGTGATCACCCTCGACGCCTCGCACCACGGGGAACTGCTGGACTTCCTCAACGAGCACAGCCCGGCCCACTCCACCGGGCCCGGCTCCAGCGACGTCACCCTCTGGGCCGGGATCCGTGGCGCGGACGGGCAGCTGGTGGCCTGCGGAGCCCTGAGCAGCCTGCGGGACAGCGGCGCTCCGCTGATGGCGTCCGTCGCCACCGACGCCCGCCAGCGCGGTCAGGGGCTCGGCGCGGCCCTGACCTCGTGGCTGACCCGGTACGCCGTACGCCACCAGGGCTTCTGCACGCTGTGGCAGCTCGCGGACAACACCCCCGCCGAACGGCTCTACGACCGCCTCGGCTACCGCAACGAGGACCCCTGTGTGTCGGCGCGCCTGGCCGCCGGCTGA
- a CDS encoding BCCT family transporter: protein MADLPEDPRRTGPPQTDRVVFGVTALLTLAFIAWGATSTDSLKNASTSMLNWVIDNGGWAFVLSASGFVIFAIWLAVSKYGRITLGKEGEEPEFRTVSWIAMMFSAGMGIGLMFYGVSEPLGHFTTPPPGTDPKDAAQAMDTAMATTMFHWTLHPWAIYAVVGLAIAYSCFRRGRRQTISAVFTPLIGTRRANGWGGQVIDILAIFATLFGSAASLGLGALQIGSGIKVLGWMDSVSTSLLVIIITVLTIAFILSAVSGIAKGVQMLSNINMVLALILAVFVFVAGPTILILNLVPTSLGSFLGELPQLAGRTEASSGADVGSWLRSWTVFYWAWWISWTPFVGMFIARISRGRTIRQFIGGVILVPSVVSLAWFAVFGGSAMKLQADKRLDGSSTPEGHLFDVLHQYPLATVMSILVMVLVGIFFVSGADAASIVMGTLSQKGTFEPTRLVVVFWGVVTGAVAAIMLLIGGGSGDALTGLQNLTILVAVPFMVVMIAMCWALMRDLRSDPLIVRGQKGEEAVEMAVIAGHEQYDGDFEFQIGPGGSANGDDRGDEDAAALPSDDKARRTTP, encoded by the coding sequence CTGGCGGATCTTCCCGAAGACCCGCGGCGGACCGGGCCCCCGCAGACCGACCGTGTGGTCTTCGGCGTGACCGCGCTGCTCACCCTCGCCTTCATCGCCTGGGGAGCGACCTCCACCGATTCGCTCAAGAACGCCTCGACATCCATGCTGAACTGGGTGATCGACAACGGGGGTTGGGCATTCGTGCTCTCCGCCTCCGGTTTCGTGATCTTCGCGATCTGGCTGGCCGTGAGCAAGTACGGCCGGATCACGCTCGGCAAGGAGGGCGAGGAGCCCGAATTCCGCACCGTGTCATGGATCGCGATGATGTTCAGCGCGGGCATGGGCATCGGCCTGATGTTCTACGGCGTCAGTGAGCCGCTGGGGCACTTCACCACCCCGCCGCCGGGCACCGACCCCAAGGACGCCGCCCAGGCGATGGACACCGCGATGGCGACCACGATGTTCCACTGGACGCTGCACCCGTGGGCCATCTACGCGGTCGTGGGGCTGGCCATCGCTTACAGCTGCTTCCGGCGGGGGAGGCGGCAGACGATAAGCGCGGTGTTCACCCCACTGATCGGTACCCGGCGCGCGAACGGCTGGGGCGGCCAGGTCATCGACATCCTGGCCATCTTCGCCACCCTCTTCGGCTCCGCGGCCTCGCTCGGGCTCGGCGCGCTGCAGATCGGCAGCGGCATCAAGGTGCTCGGCTGGATGGACAGCGTCAGCACCAGCCTGTTGGTCATCATCATCACCGTCCTGACCATTGCCTTCATCCTGTCCGCGGTCTCCGGCATCGCCAAGGGCGTCCAGATGCTGTCCAACATCAATATGGTGCTGGCGCTGATCCTGGCGGTCTTCGTGTTCGTGGCCGGTCCGACCATCCTCATCCTCAACCTGGTCCCGACCTCCCTCGGCTCGTTCCTCGGCGAGCTGCCGCAGCTGGCGGGCCGTACGGAGGCCAGCAGCGGCGCCGACGTCGGCAGCTGGCTGCGCAGCTGGACGGTCTTCTACTGGGCGTGGTGGATCTCCTGGACGCCCTTCGTGGGCATGTTCATCGCCCGGATCAGCCGCGGCCGGACCATCCGTCAGTTCATCGGCGGCGTGATCCTCGTACCGAGCGTGGTCAGCCTGGCGTGGTTCGCGGTCTTCGGCGGCTCGGCGATGAAGCTCCAGGCCGACAAGCGGCTCGACGGGTCGAGCACCCCCGAGGGCCACCTCTTCGACGTGCTGCACCAGTACCCGCTCGCCACGGTCATGAGCATCCTGGTCATGGTCCTGGTCGGCATCTTCTTCGTGTCCGGAGCCGATGCCGCGTCCATCGTCATGGGCACCCTCTCGCAGAAGGGCACCTTCGAGCCGACCCGGCTCGTGGTGGTCTTCTGGGGCGTGGTGACCGGCGCGGTCGCCGCGATCATGCTGCTGATCGGCGGCGGCTCGGGCGACGCCCTGACCGGACTGCAGAATCTGACGATCCTGGTCGCGGTGCCGTTCATGGTCGTGATGATCGCCATGTGCTGGGCGCTGATGCGCGATCTGCGCAGCGACCCGCTGATCGTGCGCGGCCAGAAGGGCGAGGAGGCGGTCGAGATGGCCGTGATCGCGGGCCATGAGCAGTACGACGGCGACTTCGAGTTCCAGATCGGGCCGGGTGGCAGCGCGAACGGTGACGACCGCGGGGACGAGGACGCCGCCGCGCTCCCGAGCGACGACAAGGCCCGGCGCACGACACCTTGA
- a CDS encoding M14 family metallopeptidase yields MSRSCRLVLGTLAVSLTAGLGATVPASPAGATGTPTPRTGFETSQGARWTSGAEEQEFLAVVDRSSARVRIDRIGTTKQGRPLQLVRIGAPAPERPADVRRGNSVLLVCSQHGDEPSGREACLTTVRDLAYSKSPATRQFLRHTSVLVVPTANPDGRAADTRGNADGVDINRDHLALQTAEARALAGVIRDYRPDTLYDLHEYGPTVPYYMKDLLSLWPRNLNTADGVHREAMALSKDFVEPAVHRAGFSTGVYGIWTDPETGAPVKQVAGDGQERILRNTAGVKGSLGLLVETRVDPLTAAEKADPALNNRRRVDSQLAALDGAFTFFDRHRPRIEAATAAARLAGATDRGPVYLGGADNEPAGEGQVLSDPPCAYRLDAARFAQVKDELALHGVRWKRDREGAVVPLRQPLRRLVPLLLDQRAGYHLTVAKPLNVCGRVVGGNE; encoded by the coding sequence ATGTCCCGCTCCTGCCGCCTCGTCCTGGGGACGCTGGCCGTGTCACTGACGGCCGGCCTCGGCGCGACGGTCCCGGCGTCTCCCGCCGGCGCGACCGGAACCCCCACACCCCGTACGGGATTCGAGACCAGCCAGGGTGCCCGCTGGACCAGCGGGGCCGAGGAACAGGAGTTCCTGGCCGTCGTCGACCGGTCCTCGGCCCGGGTACGGATCGACCGGATCGGCACCACGAAGCAGGGCCGCCCGCTCCAGCTCGTCAGGATCGGCGCCCCGGCCCCCGAGCGCCCGGCGGACGTCCGCCGCGGCAACTCCGTCCTGCTGGTCTGCTCCCAGCACGGTGACGAACCCTCCGGGCGCGAGGCGTGTCTGACCACCGTCCGCGACCTCGCCTACAGCAAGTCCCCGGCCACCCGGCAATTCCTGCGGCACACCAGCGTGCTGGTCGTCCCGACCGCCAACCCCGACGGCCGGGCCGCGGACACCCGTGGCAACGCCGACGGCGTGGACATCAACCGCGATCACCTCGCCCTGCAGACCGCCGAGGCCCGCGCGCTGGCCGGGGTCATCCGCGACTACCGCCCCGACACCCTCTACGACCTGCACGAGTACGGCCCGACCGTGCCGTACTACATGAAGGACCTGCTGTCCCTGTGGCCGCGCAACCTCAACACGGCGGACGGGGTGCACCGCGAGGCCATGGCGCTCTCGAAGGACTTCGTCGAACCCGCCGTCCACCGGGCCGGTTTCTCCACCGGCGTCTACGGCATCTGGACCGACCCCGAGACCGGTGCACCCGTCAAGCAGGTCGCGGGCGACGGCCAGGAGCGGATTCTGCGCAACACCGCGGGCGTCAAGGGCTCGCTGGGGCTGCTCGTCGAGACCAGGGTCGACCCCCTCACCGCCGCCGAGAAGGCCGACCCCGCGCTCAACAACAGGCGCCGGGTGGACTCCCAGCTGGCCGCACTGGACGGCGCGTTCACCTTCTTCGACCGGCACCGTCCGCGCATCGAGGCGGCCACCGCCGCCGCCCGGCTCGCCGGTGCCACCGACCGCGGTCCGGTCTACCTCGGCGGCGCGGACAACGAGCCCGCCGGGGAAGGGCAGGTCCTGTCCGACCCGCCCTGTGCCTACCGCCTCGACGCGGCACGGTTCGCGCAGGTCAAGGACGAACTGGCGCTGCACGGAGTGCGCTGGAAGCGGGACCGGGAGGGCGCCGTCGTGCCGCTGCGCCAGCCACTGCGCCGGCTCGTCCCGCTCCTGTTGGACCAGCGGGCCGGTTATCACCTTACGGTCGCGAAGCCCCTGAACGTCTGTGGTCGTGTGGTAGGGGGTAACGAGTAA